The sequence ATTCAAGGTCGTAATGCGGGTTATCTCACCAGCGCACTTCCTTCTGCTAATACCTGTGCTTTGATGTCAGTACTTTGCATCATTGCTGCGCCTCTTCCCCATGTTCTCGCAGTTGGCTTGCTGCCAGATAGTATTCTGATCCCTCTCAGTCTGGGCATCATGCTGATGTCTATACGATGGATCCGCAAAGATACTTATGCCGCAAGTGATTGGCTTGTGCTTGGCATTCTTTTGGGCTTAGCCGGACTGAGCAAATACACTGCCTGCTTTACTGCCTTAGCCCTCTTCATCGTCTTTCTGCTACACCCTAGAAAAACTTGGATCCGCCAAGGTGGATTTTGGCTGGCTTTGCTCATTGCCCTTATTCTGATTAGCCCGGTCCTGTATTGGAATATGACCCATGACTGGATTTCCTTTCGATACCAAATCGCTCATGGCGGTGGTTCTTCATGGGCATGGCGAAGAGTTGCTGCATTCTTAGGTCTGCAGGTGCTCTGCTTTGGACCTCTCATCATTATTGGCGCTTTTTTATTCTGCAAAGATTGTTTGTATACCAGCCGTCGCTCCATGATTGCGCTCTTGAGTTTCTTTGTTATTCCTTTTGTAATTTTTGCAGCGCTCTCCGGCGGTGGGGGTTTGCCGCATTGGACTAGTCCCGCCTGGTTTTGTCTGGCGCCTTTTTCTGGCATTGGTTTAGCAAAGGCCTGGTCTATACGTCACCGCTTTTGGATTAAGTTTCTGTTGATATTGCAAATTACGCTTTGTCTAATGGGTTTTGTTTATGTTTTATCCGGTGGTATCAATACAGCAGCGATTAAGAGCAATCCAATTGCCGATCTTTACGGCTGGAAACTGGCCGGCCAAAAAGCAGCGGAACTTGTGCGAGCAAATCAGGTTCAAGGAATTGCTGTTCAGAATTGGACTCTCGGCAGCCGCATTGCTTGGTACGCTCATCCTTTGCCTGTATTTATTCTTGATCAACGCCAAGACCAGTTTGATCTCTGGTTTGGGGAGCTCCC comes from Polynucleobacter paneuropaeus and encodes:
- a CDS encoding glycosyltransferase family 39 protein, with product MRQYPPSAWAIFSILIAALVHFGLGFAIEFSVDEAHYALYAQHLAFSYFDHPPLVGWIQWPLISLTSNEGIIRLVPELLWVLSCYGVFLVSKELHRLIQGRNAGYLTSALPSANTCALMSVLCIIAAPLPHVLAVGLLPDSILIPLSLGIMLMSIRWIRKDTYAASDWLVLGILLGLAGLSKYTACFTALALFIVFLLHPRKTWIRQGGFWLALLIALILISPVLYWNMTHDWISFRYQIAHGGGSSWAWRRVAAFLGLQVLCFGPLIIIGAFLFCKDCLYTSRRSMIALLSFFVIPFVIFAALSGGGGLPHWTSPAWFCLAPFSGIGLAKAWSIRHRFWIKFLLILQITLCLMGFVYVLSGGINTAAIKSNPIADLYGWKLAGQKAAELVRANQVQGIAVQNWTLGSRIAWYAHPLPVFILDQRQDQFDLWFGELPLGSSVLLVNWTGMPFNQPTLDKPIDGPSGEKFAFGECKPIEHIAIERFGQNLSSFEFSLCSHWQKTGLR